A single genomic interval of Solimonas sp. K1W22B-7 harbors:
- a CDS encoding rhodanese-like domain-containing protein: protein MSAAIQSQVANASVPPVVVGDPSHPSLIDARARAQALGLSYAGGIEPVEAWSLYSSGLAVLVDVRTAEERKFVGHVPGSLHVAWATGTSLIRNPRFVRELEAKAPKGAVLLLLCRSGRRSVLAAEAATKAGFGSVFNILEGFEGEIDEHNRRGARGGWRSHSLPWIQD, encoded by the coding sequence ATGTCCGCCGCCATCCAGTCCCAGGTCGCCAATGCCTCGGTTCCGCCGGTCGTCGTCGGCGATCCGTCGCATCCGTCGCTGATCGATGCCCGCGCCCGTGCACAGGCCTTGGGCCTGTCCTACGCCGGCGGCATCGAACCGGTGGAGGCCTGGAGCCTGTATTCCTCGGGCCTGGCCGTGCTGGTGGATGTGCGCACCGCCGAGGAGCGCAAGTTCGTCGGCCACGTACCCGGCAGCCTGCACGTGGCCTGGGCCACCGGCACCTCGCTGATCCGCAATCCGCGTTTCGTGCGCGAGCTCGAGGCCAAGGCGCCGAAGGGCGCGGTGCTGCTGCTGCTGTGCCGCAGCGGCCGCCGCTCGGTGCTGGCGGCGGAGGCGGCGACCAAGGCCGGCTTCGGCAGCGTGTTCAACATCCTCGAAGGTTTCGAGGGCGAGATCGACGAGCACAACCGTCGCGGCGCCCGCGGCGGCTGGCGTTCGCACAGCCTGCCCTGGATCCAGGACTGA
- a CDS encoding OmpP1/FadL family transporter gives MFGESTSRHPRWRRFAALAALTLPLPAIATNGYFAHGYSASQRAMGGAGTALTEDALISTINPAGLVWVGNRVDVNISVFSPVRDYTSYARGEDANIGIIAIDPATVKSDNDLFYIPGFAYSRRIDDFSSWGIAVYGNGGMNTEYQGNTAQFGQGFGLGPLTFATQCGGTFGGGAPVAGAADPIGFCGNARGAASVNLIQLFIVPTYSFKIGERSSIGISPLLAGQRFRADGLQAFAPFSNAPDKVTDNGYDRSYGYGGRVGVLTGVIPGVGIGASYQTRVRMTELKDYAGLFAEEGDFDIPSTWNVGLSFHPSENLRLAVDYQRINFSEVASVGNPLDPNRFVNDCALPRLLNGIIPIVGSDAPSSACLGAANGPGFGWEDVQVYKFGAQYKFAAFKFRAGYSFARSQPIPENEVLFNILAPAVVEKHFTAGLSYQYSKAVGFDLAAMYAPDNPVRGKNPLSNVEANLVQILAGGAAGGSPALENAFDADPQDQDISIDMHQWEITLGFNYRF, from the coding sequence ATGTTTGGGGAATCCACTTCACGGCACCCGCGCTGGCGTCGTTTCGCCGCGCTCGCAGCACTGACGCTGCCTCTGCCGGCCATCGCCACCAACGGCTACTTCGCCCATGGCTACAGCGCCTCGCAGCGCGCCATGGGCGGTGCCGGCACCGCGCTGACCGAGGATGCGCTGATCTCCACGATCAACCCCGCCGGCCTGGTCTGGGTCGGCAACCGCGTCGACGTCAACATCAGCGTGTTCTCGCCGGTGCGCGACTACACCAGCTACGCGCGTGGTGAGGACGCCAACATCGGCATCATCGCCATCGACCCGGCCACGGTGAAGAGCGACAACGACCTGTTCTACATCCCCGGCTTCGCCTACAGCCGCCGCATCGACGACTTCTCCAGCTGGGGTATCGCGGTCTACGGCAACGGTGGCATGAACACCGAGTACCAGGGCAACACGGCGCAGTTCGGGCAGGGCTTCGGCCTGGGCCCGCTGACCTTCGCCACCCAGTGCGGCGGCACCTTCGGCGGCGGCGCGCCGGTGGCCGGCGCGGCCGACCCGATCGGCTTCTGCGGCAACGCCCGCGGCGCCGCCTCGGTCAACCTGATCCAGCTGTTCATCGTGCCGACCTATTCGTTCAAGATCGGCGAGCGCAGCTCGATCGGCATTTCGCCGCTGCTCGCCGGCCAGCGCTTCCGCGCCGACGGCCTGCAGGCCTTCGCGCCGTTCTCCAACGCGCCCGACAAGGTCACCGACAACGGCTACGACCGCTCCTACGGCTATGGTGGCCGCGTCGGCGTGCTGACCGGTGTGATCCCCGGCGTGGGCATCGGCGCGTCCTACCAGACGCGGGTGCGCATGACCGAGTTGAAGGACTATGCCGGCCTGTTCGCCGAGGAAGGCGACTTCGACATTCCCTCGACCTGGAACGTCGGCCTGTCCTTCCATCCCAGCGAGAACCTGCGCCTGGCGGTGGACTACCAGCGCATCAACTTCAGCGAAGTGGCCTCGGTCGGCAACCCGCTGGACCCCAACCGTTTCGTCAACGACTGCGCCCTGCCGCGCCTGCTCAACGGCATCATCCCGATCGTCGGCAGCGACGCCCCCAGCAGCGCCTGCCTCGGCGCCGCCAACGGCCCCGGCTTCGGCTGGGAGGACGTGCAGGTCTACAAGTTCGGCGCGCAGTACAAGTTCGCCGCGTTCAAGTTCCGCGCCGGCTACAGCTTCGCTAGGAGCCAGCCGATCCCCGAGAACGAGGTGCTGTTCAACATCCTGGCGCCGGCCGTCGTGGAGAAGCACTTCACCGCGGGCCTGAGCTACCAGTATTCCAAGGCGGTCGGCTTCGACCTCGCCGCGATGTACGCGCCGGACAATCCGGTGCGCGGCAAGAACCCGTTGAGCAACGTCGAGGCGAACCTGGTCCAGATTCTCGCCGGCGGCGCCGCCGGCGGCAGCCCGGCGCTGGAAAATGCCTTCGACGCCGACCCGCAGGATCAGGACATATCGATCGATATGCACCAGTGGGAGATCACGCTCGGCTTCAACTACCGCTTCTGA
- a CDS encoding YeeE/YedE family protein: MSIVFSLPDALASLAGGLLIGGSAALLLLGSGRIAGISGIFGNALSTAPDRVRVVFLLALLTTPWLWRLVQPLQLGGALATPQWGALIGAGLLVGVGTQLGNGCTSGHGVCGLANFSLRSLVAVLTFMGVAMIVVALGFGVTA; this comes from the coding sequence ATGAGCATCGTCTTCAGTCTCCCGGACGCCCTGGCCTCGCTGGCCGGCGGCCTGCTGATCGGCGGATCGGCCGCGCTGCTGCTACTGGGCAGCGGCCGCATCGCCGGCATCAGCGGCATCTTCGGCAACGCGCTCAGCACCGCCCCCGACCGCGTGCGCGTCGTCTTCCTGCTCGCACTGCTGACCACGCCCTGGCTGTGGCGCCTGGTGCAGCCGCTGCAGCTCGGCGGCGCACTGGCCACGCCGCAGTGGGGCGCCCTGATCGGCGCCGGCCTGCTGGTTGGCGTCGGCACCCAGCTGGGCAACGGCTGCACCAGCGGCCACGGCGTCTGCGGCCTGGCCAACTTCTCGCTGCGCAGCCTGGTGGCGGTGCTGACCTTCATGGGCGTGGCGATGATCGTCGTCGCGCTGGGCTTCGGAGTCACGGCATGA
- a CDS encoding DUF6691 family protein, translating into MSNNKQIFAAGAAGLLFGFGLILSGMTDPAKVRAFLDITGQWNPALAFVMGGAILAALPAFAWARRHQTTLAGAPLTLPNRTLIDARLVGGAALFGAGWGLSGLCPGPALVVGSSGSLPVLAFIAAMGLGILLSRRFLAPRIAVDPAGAGLPAQR; encoded by the coding sequence ATGAGCAACAACAAGCAGATTTTCGCCGCCGGCGCCGCCGGCCTGCTGTTCGGCTTCGGCCTGATCCTGTCCGGCATGACCGACCCGGCCAAGGTCCGTGCCTTCCTCGACATCACCGGCCAATGGAATCCGGCGCTGGCCTTCGTCATGGGCGGCGCCATCCTGGCCGCCCTGCCCGCCTTCGCCTGGGCCCGCCGCCACCAGACCACGCTGGCCGGCGCGCCGCTGACCCTGCCCAACCGGACCCTGATCGACGCCCGCCTGGTCGGTGGCGCCGCCCTGTTCGGTGCCGGCTGGGGCCTGTCGGGCCTCTGCCCCGGCCCGGCCCTGGTGGTCGGCTCCAGCGGCAGCCTGCCGGTGCTGGCCTTCATCGCCGCGATGGGCCTGGGCATCCTGCTGTCGCGCCGCTTCCTCGCTCCTCGCATCGCGGTGGACCCCGCCGGCGCCGGCCTGCCCGCGCAGCGCTGA
- a CDS encoding crotonase/enoyl-CoA hydratase family protein has product MSHIKTTIDGHVLEIRIDRPEKLNALSPQMYDDICLALGALDRSDDLRVGLIHAEGKHFSAGIELDKWAPIFAAGKGFPIPEGGIDMFGLKGPRCRKPVVIAVQGYAYTWAVEILLTTDVRVAAEDTQFAMLEVKRGIYPCGGATLRLPQQMGWSNAQQYLLTGEAWSAAEAHRTGLVQKVVPPGEQYPAARAIADRIAAAAPLGVGAILKSSRLAHTDGEAVAARHLFDDMTRVMGSEDAQEGVRSFMERRAAVFKGR; this is encoded by the coding sequence ATGTCCCACATCAAGACCACCATTGACGGACATGTGCTGGAGATCAGGATCGACCGGCCGGAGAAGCTCAATGCGCTCTCGCCGCAGATGTATGACGACATCTGCCTCGCCCTGGGAGCACTGGATCGCTCGGACGACCTCCGCGTCGGCCTGATCCACGCCGAAGGCAAGCACTTCAGCGCCGGCATCGAACTGGACAAGTGGGCACCGATCTTCGCCGCGGGCAAGGGCTTCCCGATCCCGGAAGGCGGAATAGACATGTTCGGCCTGAAAGGCCCGCGTTGCCGCAAGCCGGTGGTCATCGCGGTGCAGGGCTACGCCTATACCTGGGCGGTCGAGATCCTGCTCACCACGGATGTCCGCGTCGCCGCCGAGGACACGCAGTTCGCCATGCTCGAGGTCAAGCGCGGCATCTATCCCTGTGGCGGCGCCACGCTGCGCCTGCCGCAGCAGATGGGCTGGTCCAATGCCCAGCAGTATCTGCTGACAGGCGAGGCCTGGAGCGCGGCGGAAGCGCACCGCACCGGGCTCGTGCAGAAAGTCGTGCCCCCGGGCGAGCAATACCCTGCGGCCAGGGCCATCGCCGACAGGATCGCGGCCGCCGCTCCGCTGGGCGTCGGCGCGATCCTGAAATCCTCGCGGCTGGCGCACACGGACGGAGAAGCCGTTGCGGCCAGGCATCTGTTCGACGACATGACACGGGTCATGGGCAGCGAGGATGCGCAGGAAGGCGTGCGCTCGTTCATGGAAAGGCGCGCCGCGGTGTTCAAGGGACGCTGA
- a CDS encoding 5'-3' exonuclease H3TH domain-containing protein, with amino-acid sequence MTIPSEHLLVIDGNNLVRRIHAAIKQEDPATQIAETLRSCRGSFRRARENHPHTHAVAVFDASGQNWRHRLYPQYKADRGPSPDGLADLMKSLRTELEAQRLRTVSVPDIEADDAIAVLALRWQQRNRGAMTILSTDKDLCALLSPSVSVYDHFTNVNRDAAWVLARFGIEPGLIQDYLALVGDKTDNIPGVKGIGPVTAVKLLREFKSLQGILESRSIQKVARQVMRDREMALVSQALVQFKTDVSIGLSWADLRAGDGVGRDE; translated from the coding sequence ATGACGATCCCCTCCGAACACCTGCTGGTCATCGACGGAAACAACCTGGTCCGGAGGATTCATGCCGCGATCAAGCAGGAAGATCCGGCAACGCAGATCGCGGAGACGCTCCGGTCTTGCCGGGGGTCTTTCCGAAGGGCGCGCGAGAACCATCCCCATACGCATGCCGTAGCGGTTTTCGATGCCAGCGGCCAGAACTGGAGACACCGGCTCTATCCGCAATACAAGGCGGACCGGGGCCCCTCCCCCGATGGCCTGGCCGATCTCATGAAGAGCTTGCGCACGGAACTGGAGGCTCAGCGGCTGCGAACGGTCAGCGTGCCCGACATCGAGGCGGACGACGCGATCGCCGTGCTCGCCCTGCGCTGGCAGCAGCGGAATCGCGGGGCCATGACCATTCTCTCCACCGACAAGGATCTCTGTGCCTTGCTGAGCCCCTCGGTGTCCGTCTACGACCACTTCACCAACGTCAACCGCGACGCCGCCTGGGTGCTCGCCAGGTTCGGCATCGAGCCGGGCCTGATCCAGGATTACCTGGCCCTGGTGGGCGACAAGACGGACAACATTCCCGGGGTGAAGGGGATTGGTCCCGTCACGGCCGTGAAGCTCCTGCGGGAGTTCAAGTCCCTGCAGGGGATTCTCGAAAGCCGCTCGATCCAGAAAGTGGCAAGACAGGTCATGCGGGATCGCGAAATGGCCCTGGTGTCGCAGGCACTGGTCCAGTTCAAGACCGACGTGTCGATTGGCCTGTCATGGGCCGACCTGCGTGCAGGTGATGGGGTCGGACGCGATGAGTGA
- a CDS encoding metal-dependent hydrolase, whose amino-acid sequence MSRIAADMKAAARLPAGARVGIPPRHIDFRVPEHPPRYPFADNALVTAFHAVLSGIFPPGERFFAESVRRYRDRITDPTLKAQVSGFMGQEAIHGHEHEKLNEHFKQHGFDTAVPDRMIRGGLWLLERLPPSQQLACTGFMEHFTARLGQLLLTDESFIRQTDPEMIKLWQWHALEELEHKAVAFDVYEAIGNREIERRLAMPLVVAALLPPIVLSWAWLVLRDPQAGQLREHARGLRLLLGREGFVTRILPKMGVFWRPGFHPAKHDTRALVEEWRQRLFGSDGVLRDQLRNREMLAA is encoded by the coding sequence GTGAGCCGTATCGCCGCCGACATGAAAGCCGCCGCCCGCCTGCCCGCCGGAGCGCGTGTCGGCATCCCGCCGCGCCATATCGACTTCCGCGTGCCGGAGCATCCGCCGCGCTATCCCTTCGCCGACAACGCGCTGGTGACCGCCTTCCATGCCGTGCTGTCCGGCATCTTCCCGCCGGGCGAACGCTTCTTCGCCGAATCGGTACGGCGCTACCGCGACCGCATCACCGACCCGACGCTGAAGGCGCAGGTCTCGGGTTTCATGGGGCAGGAGGCGATCCACGGCCACGAGCACGAAAAGCTCAACGAGCATTTCAAGCAGCATGGCTTCGACACCGCGGTGCCGGACCGCATGATCCGCGGCGGCCTGTGGTTGCTGGAGCGCCTGCCGCCCAGCCAGCAGCTGGCCTGCACCGGCTTCATGGAGCACTTCACCGCGCGGCTCGGCCAGCTGCTGCTGACCGACGAAAGTTTCATCCGCCAGACCGATCCCGAGATGATCAAGCTCTGGCAATGGCACGCGCTGGAGGAACTGGAGCACAAGGCCGTGGCCTTCGATGTCTACGAGGCGATCGGCAATCGCGAAATCGAGCGCCGCCTGGCGATGCCGCTGGTGGTGGCGGCGCTGTTGCCGCCCATCGTCCTCAGCTGGGCCTGGCTGGTGCTGCGTGATCCGCAGGCCGGCCAGCTGCGCGAGCATGCGCGCGGTCTGCGCCTGCTGCTGGGGCGCGAGGGCTTCGTCACGCGCATCCTGCCGAAGATGGGCGTGTTCTGGCGCCCTGGCTTTCACCCGGCCAAGCACGACACCCGTGCCCTGGTCGAGGAATGGCGCCAGCGCCTGTTCGGCAGCGACGGCGTGCTGCGCGACCAGCTCCGCAACCGCGAGATGCTGGCGGCGTAG
- a CDS encoding TetR/AcrR family transcriptional regulator, giving the protein MPRKPSQERAKATVEAIVSAGFIALGRDGLKGCTTRGIADLAGVGIGSLYEYFSDKNEIFAAMSEQLASDVVATIRASTPVAARLDVRSAVLVLAKNFRELLERNDGRYLRCARHVVQMDIQKQLARIDKALLDLAMQFVMHHPELMRLKRLPAMSYLFIHGGVAAVVRYLSDPKPQLTFDDIAEGLALMVEHSLQGELRAAG; this is encoded by the coding sequence ATGCCCAGGAAACCCAGTCAGGAACGCGCCAAGGCAACGGTGGAAGCCATTGTCTCCGCAGGATTTATCGCCCTAGGACGAGACGGCCTCAAGGGCTGTACCACGCGCGGCATCGCCGATCTCGCCGGGGTCGGTATCGGATCGCTGTACGAGTATTTTTCGGACAAGAACGAGATTTTCGCGGCCATGAGCGAGCAACTGGCCTCCGACGTGGTGGCGACGATCCGCGCCTCGACGCCCGTCGCGGCACGCCTGGACGTGCGCTCGGCCGTGCTGGTGCTGGCGAAGAACTTCCGCGAGTTGCTGGAGCGCAACGATGGCCGCTACCTGCGCTGCGCACGCCATGTCGTGCAGATGGACATCCAGAAGCAGCTGGCGCGCATCGACAAGGCCTTGCTGGACCTGGCGATGCAGTTCGTCATGCACCACCCCGAGCTGATGCGCCTGAAGCGGCTGCCGGCGATGAGCTACCTGTTCATCCACGGCGGCGTCGCCGCGGTGGTGCGCTATCTGTCCGACCCCAAGCCGCAGCTCACTTTCGACGACATCGCCGAAGGCCTGGCGCTGATGGTGGAGCACAGCCTGCAGGGCGAACTGCGCGCCGCGGGCTGA
- a CDS encoding AraC family transcriptional regulator codes for MPYEQVRRSVVSVQLLVQLAAEHGLQAAAALEGSGIGTGVLADPQQEITAAQELRVAGNLVEALGHIPGLGLEAGLRYHLSAYGIWGFALLSSPTFRSAADIALRYLDLSYAFVRFGLREQRGQLQVLMDDRDIPPDTRRFLLERDFAAFINMVRELRPGGLPVLGAQFAFRRPAYAGRYREMLGAEPLFDAAENSVWLDAAYVDAPLPQGNTVMARMCLEQCSQLLARRQVRTGVAGKVRDRLLRNPGEMPGIETVAEEMHMAVRSLRRRLVEEDTSFRALVDEVRQALAEELLTTAKLKLEEVAYRLGYSEPAAFVHAFKRWKGISPMAYRAQRLG; via the coding sequence ATGCCCTACGAACAGGTTCGTCGCAGCGTCGTCAGCGTCCAGCTGCTGGTACAGCTGGCGGCCGAGCACGGCCTGCAGGCCGCCGCCGCCTTGGAAGGCAGCGGCATCGGGACGGGAGTGCTGGCCGATCCGCAGCAGGAAATCACCGCGGCGCAGGAGCTGCGCGTGGCCGGCAACCTGGTCGAGGCGCTTGGACATATCCCGGGCCTGGGCCTGGAAGCGGGCCTGCGGTATCACCTCTCCGCGTATGGCATCTGGGGATTCGCCCTGCTGTCCAGCCCCACCTTCCGCAGCGCCGCCGACATCGCCCTGCGCTACCTCGACCTGAGCTACGCCTTCGTGCGCTTCGGCCTGCGCGAGCAGCGCGGCCAGCTGCAGGTGCTGATGGACGACCGCGACATCCCGCCCGACACCCGCCGCTTCCTGCTGGAGCGCGACTTCGCCGCCTTCATCAACATGGTGCGCGAGCTGCGCCCCGGCGGCCTGCCGGTACTGGGCGCGCAGTTCGCCTTCCGCCGCCCGGCCTACGCCGGCCGTTATCGCGAGATGCTGGGTGCCGAACCGCTGTTCGATGCCGCCGAGAACAGCGTCTGGCTCGACGCCGCCTACGTCGATGCGCCGCTGCCGCAGGGCAACACCGTGATGGCGCGCATGTGCCTGGAACAGTGCAGCCAGCTGCTGGCGCGCCGCCAGGTGCGTACCGGCGTCGCCGGCAAGGTGCGCGACCGCCTGCTGCGCAATCCGGGCGAAATGCCCGGCATCGAAACCGTGGCCGAGGAGATGCACATGGCCGTGCGCAGCCTGCGCCGGCGCCTGGTGGAGGAGGACACCTCGTTCCGCGCCCTGGTCGACGAAGTGCGCCAGGCCCTGGCCGAGGAACTGCTGACCACCGCCAAGCTGAAGCTGGAGGAGGTGGCCTACCGCCTGGGCTACTCCGAGCCGGCGGCCTTCGTGCACGCCTTCAAGCGCTGGAAGGGGATATCGCCGATGGCCTACCGGGCGCAGCGGCTGGGGTGA
- a CDS encoding flavin-containing monooxygenase, translated as MANTTNAPLQVAIIGAGFGGLGMGYYLKQAGIENFTIFEKADEVGGTWRENTYPGSGCDIPSHLYSYSFEPHYPWAYRYGKQAEILEYQRHVARKYGLGRHIRFNAEISATEFDEASGLWTLQLPGGERIQARQVVSAVGQLHRPAYPKLPGLERFKGKAFHSARWDHGFDLKGKSVAVIGTGASAVQFVPEIAKQVQKLHVFQRTPGWFVPKFEKAFGPFTQWLLKTFPILHDIDRWRIFFVAETLAYAYNGNKWVEKLVTLLARTHLRIQVRDPQLRARLTPDFPVGCKRILLSNDWLPTMVRPNVEVVADAIREVTEDGVITADGKLRKVDALIYGTGFTATDFLAPMQVRGLGGQDLRQTWRDGAEAYLGMSVAGFPNFFMLYGPNTNVGSGSIIHMLECQQRYIAQMAQAQLRQGWRYADLRTEAQVAYREEIQLRSSQTTYAGNCQSWYKTAEGRNTNNWVGSMLEFRRRTAQPDFAAYRTATQEPAASLSRAA; from the coding sequence ATGGCCAACACCACGAACGCACCGCTGCAGGTTGCCATCATCGGCGCCGGCTTCGGCGGCCTGGGCATGGGCTACTACCTGAAGCAGGCCGGGATCGAGAACTTCACGATCTTCGAGAAGGCCGACGAGGTCGGCGGCACCTGGCGCGAGAACACCTACCCGGGCTCGGGCTGCGACATTCCCTCGCACCTGTATTCCTATTCCTTCGAGCCGCACTACCCCTGGGCCTACCGCTACGGCAAGCAGGCCGAGATCCTGGAGTACCAGCGCCACGTAGCGCGCAAGTACGGCCTGGGTCGCCACATCCGCTTCAATGCCGAGATCAGCGCCACGGAATTCGACGAGGCCAGCGGCCTGTGGACGCTGCAGCTGCCCGGTGGCGAGCGCATCCAGGCACGCCAGGTGGTCAGCGCCGTGGGCCAGCTGCACCGTCCGGCCTATCCGAAGCTGCCGGGGCTGGAGCGCTTCAAGGGCAAGGCCTTCCACTCGGCACGCTGGGACCATGGCTTTGACCTCAAGGGCAAGAGCGTCGCCGTGATCGGCACCGGCGCCAGCGCAGTGCAGTTCGTGCCGGAGATCGCCAAGCAGGTGCAGAAGCTGCACGTGTTCCAGCGCACGCCGGGCTGGTTCGTGCCGAAGTTCGAGAAGGCCTTTGGTCCGTTCACGCAGTGGCTGCTCAAGACCTTCCCGATCCTTCACGACATCGACCGCTGGCGCATCTTCTTCGTCGCCGAGACGCTGGCCTACGCCTACAACGGCAACAAGTGGGTCGAGAAGCTGGTGACGCTGCTGGCCAGGACGCACCTGCGCATCCAGGTGCGCGATCCGCAGCTGCGCGCCAGGCTGACGCCGGACTTCCCGGTGGGCTGCAAGCGCATCCTGCTGAGCAACGACTGGCTGCCGACGATGGTGCGCCCCAACGTGGAAGTGGTGGCCGACGCGATCCGCGAGGTCACCGAGGACGGCGTGATCACCGCCGACGGCAAGCTGCGCAAGGTCGACGCGCTGATCTACGGCACCGGCTTCACCGCCACCGACTTCCTCGCACCGATGCAGGTGCGCGGCCTCGGTGGGCAGGACCTGCGCCAGACCTGGAGGGACGGCGCCGAGGCCTACCTGGGCATGTCGGTCGCCGGCTTCCCCAACTTCTTCATGCTCTACGGGCCCAACACCAACGTCGGCTCCGGCTCGATCATCCACATGCTGGAATGCCAGCAGCGCTACATCGCGCAGATGGCGCAGGCGCAGCTGCGGCAGGGCTGGCGCTATGCCGACCTGCGCACCGAAGCCCAGGTGGCCTACCGCGAGGAGATCCAGCTGCGCAGCTCGCAGACCACCTACGCCGGCAACTGCCAGAGCTGGTACAAGACCGCCGAAGGCCGCAACACCAACAACTGGGTGGGCTCGATGCTGGAGTTCCGCCGCCGCACCGCGCAGCCCGACTTCGCCGCCTACCGCACGGCGACGCAGGAACCCGCCGCCTCCTTGTCCCGCGCAGCCTGA
- a CDS encoding alpha/beta hydrolase: MSGNFTRSVLRLLVRLTLKPVLGPSVPVRMQRRLLKAAGIATRVPREVKVTPRMLGAAPGETLQLEGAAAQGAAILFLHGGGYCVGSLDSHRPLSATLAKASGLTVFALDYRLAPEHPYPAALNDAVAAYRTLLDEGHERIFLAGDSAGGGLALATALSLRDAGLPAPPALLLISPWTDLGCSGATMVSHAAHDPMLSQPGLQRWAAAYVGRVPTDHPLCSPLFADLRGLSPILIQSGSDEVLLDDTLRIEKALQQAKVPVTLQVYPGLWHDFHLQAGVMREADEAIGKLAAFAVEILTAAPAPRRRRAV; the protein is encoded by the coding sequence ATGTCCGGCAATTTCACGCGCAGTGTGCTGCGCCTGCTGGTCCGCCTGACGCTCAAGCCGGTGCTGGGGCCCTCGGTCCCGGTGCGCATGCAGCGCCGCCTGCTGAAGGCCGCGGGCATCGCCACGCGTGTACCGCGCGAGGTGAAGGTGACGCCGCGCATGCTCGGTGCCGCGCCGGGTGAGACGCTGCAACTCGAGGGCGCAGCGGCGCAGGGCGCGGCGATCCTGTTCCTGCACGGCGGCGGCTATTGCGTCGGCTCGCTGGATTCGCACCGGCCGCTCAGCGCCACGCTGGCCAAGGCCAGCGGCCTGACGGTGTTCGCGCTGGACTACCGGCTGGCGCCGGAACACCCCTATCCGGCGGCCCTCAACGACGCCGTGGCGGCCTATCGCACGCTGCTCGACGAGGGCCATGAGCGCATTTTCCTGGCCGGCGATTCCGCCGGTGGCGGCCTGGCGCTGGCCACGGCACTGAGCCTGCGCGACGCCGGCCTGCCGGCCCCGCCGGCACTGCTGCTGATCTCGCCCTGGACCGATCTCGGCTGCAGCGGCGCCACCATGGTCAGCCACGCCGCGCATGACCCGATGCTGTCGCAGCCGGGGCTGCAGCGCTGGGCCGCGGCCTACGTCGGCCGTGTGCCCACCGATCATCCGCTGTGCTCGCCGCTGTTCGCCGACCTGCGCGGCCTGTCGCCGATCCTGATCCAGAGCGGCAGCGACGAAGTGCTGCTGGACGACACGCTGCGCATCGAGAAGGCGCTGCAGCAAGCCAAGGTGCCGGTGACGCTGCAGGTCTACCCGGGCCTGTGGCACGACTTCCACCTGCAGGCCGGCGTGATGCGCGAGGCCGACGAGGCGATCGGCAAGCTCGCCGCGTTCGCCGTGGAAATCCTGACCGCCGCACCCGCGCCGCGCCGCCGCCGCGCCGTGTAA